A genomic region of Candidatus Methylomirabilota bacterium contains the following coding sequences:
- a CDS encoding sugar ABC transporter permease: protein MVYPAVELVRASLGRYSITGLYQGAVGLRNYRRLLEQEALSAVIGNTVVWVVGVVAITILISLALAQLLESAFPGRRLVRWALIVPWAASLIMTAKLFVWLYDYYFGLLNRLLTATGLLARPVDWLGDDGTVMGAMIAVGVFVSLPFTTYVLLAGLQTIPGEVYEAARVDGASAWRAYRAVTLPLLRPALLVAAVLNLIYVFNSFPIVWTLNDRNPGFAHDTMITYMYKIAFKSALRDVGLAAALGVVNVLLILLAVVAYLRVSRWREEPV from the coding sequence GTGGTCTATCCCGCCGTCGAGCTGGTTCGCGCCTCGCTCGGGCGCTACTCGATCACCGGCCTCTACCAGGGCGCGGTCGGCCTCCGCAACTACCGCCGACTCCTCGAGCAGGAGGCCCTGTCCGCCGTCATCGGCAACACGGTGGTGTGGGTGGTGGGCGTGGTGGCGATCACCATCCTGATCTCGCTCGCGCTGGCCCAGCTGCTGGAGTCGGCGTTCCCGGGGCGCCGTCTCGTGCGCTGGGCGCTCATCGTGCCGTGGGCGGCCTCGCTCATCATGACCGCGAAGCTCTTCGTGTGGCTCTACGATTACTACTTCGGCCTGCTCAACCGGCTGCTGACCGCGACGGGCCTGCTCGCTCGTCCGGTGGACTGGCTGGGCGACGACGGCACCGTGATGGGCGCCATGATCGCGGTGGGTGTGTTCGTCTCGCTGCCCTTCACCACCTACGTGCTGCTGGCGGGGCTGCAGACCATTCCCGGCGAAGTCTACGAGGCGGCCCGCGTCGACGGCGCCTCCGCCTGGCGCGCATACCGCGCCGTCACGCTCCCCCTGCTGCGCCCGGCGCTGCTGGTCGCCGCGGTGCTCAACCTGATCTACGTGTTCAACTCGTTCCCGATCGTGTGGACCCTCAACGATCGCAACCCCGGCTTCGCCCACGACACCATGATCACCTACATGTACAAGATCGCGTTCAAGAGCGCGCTGCGCGACGTGGGCCTGGCCGCCGCGCTGGGCGTCGTGAACGTGCTCCTGATCCTGCTCGCGGTCGTCGCGTACCTGCGCGTCTCGCGCTGGCGGGAGGAGCCGGTCTGA
- a CDS encoding carbohydrate ABC transporter permease — MLAPYLVMLLTALKPEAELRITPPRLLPMDWRPANFWTVLRDPDFQSWLRVSLVVAVVSTALVIVAAVPAAYHTARHRFPGRSAFLFLVLVSQMFAPTALVVGLYREFFELGLINTYAALILVNAAFNLAFAIWILRAFFTSIPREIEEAAAVDGCGAAGALFRIILPVARPGIVTATIFAFIAAWNEYIVALTLMTDAEMRPLTVGITSYVTAYVQHWDLLFAASTIAIVPVVVLFALIEPYLLSGLTAGSVK, encoded by the coding sequence GTGCTCGCGCCCTACCTGGTGATGCTGCTCACCGCGCTCAAGCCCGAGGCGGAGCTGCGCATCACGCCGCCGCGCCTCTTGCCGATGGACTGGCGGCCCGCCAACTTCTGGACGGTGTTGCGGGATCCCGACTTCCAGTCCTGGCTGCGGGTCTCGCTGGTGGTGGCGGTCGTCTCCACCGCGCTGGTGATCGTGGCCGCGGTGCCCGCCGCGTATCACACCGCGCGGCATCGCTTCCCCGGACGGAGCGCCTTCCTGTTCCTCGTGCTGGTGAGCCAGATGTTCGCGCCCACCGCGCTCGTGGTCGGCCTCTATCGCGAGTTCTTCGAGCTCGGGCTGATCAACACCTACGCGGCGCTCATCCTGGTCAACGCCGCCTTCAACCTGGCCTTCGCGATCTGGATCCTGCGCGCCTTCTTCACCTCGATCCCGCGCGAGATCGAGGAGGCGGCCGCGGTCGACGGGTGCGGGGCCGCCGGCGCGCTCTTCCGCATCATCCTGCCGGTGGCCCGGCCCGGCATCGTGACCGCGACGATCTTCGCGTTCATCGCGGCCTGGAACGAGTACATCGTGGCCCTCACCCTGATGACCGACGCCGAGATGCGCCCGCTCACCGTGGGCATCACGTCGTACGTGACCGCGTACGTGCAGCACTGGGACCTCCTCTTCGCCGCCTCCACCATCGCCATCGTGCCGGTCGTCGTGCTCTTCGCCCTCATCGAGCCGTATCTGCTCAGCGGGCTCACCGCGGGGAGCGTCAAGTAG